The genomic region GTCCGAAGTGGATACGGCCTTGGTCACCGCTTGGGAGGATGTGACGACGGCGTTGAACGGTACGCTCGAAGAGGTGCACCTTCTCGAGGCGTACCTGGCATGCCTGGTAACCACGAACGCGAAGGACGAGATTGCGCAGTCATTCGAGTCCCGCCTGGAGACCGCTGCGCAGCCACTGCAGCAGCTGATGACCCGGTACACGGCGTGGTGCGGCACGACCGATATCGACGAGCTGCAGAAGCGGAGTCCGCTTGCGGCGCAGTACGGCTACCTGCTATCTCGCGCTCAACAGTTGGCCGGCCACCAGATGAGCGAAAGCGAGGAGGCGCTGGCGGTTGACTTGCGGTCATCGGGGCTGGCGGCATGGGGAGCGCTCCATGGCAAGATGTCTGCACTTCTTTCCGCGCCGGTAGATGCCGGCAAGGGCGTGGAGCAGCTGCCGTTGAGCGCAGTGCGTGCTTTGGCCGCCGATGCCGACCGCGCTGTGCGGCAGCGCGCCTGGGAAGCCGAGCAAGTGGCGTGGGAGAGCGTGAGTGTTCCGCTGGCGGCGGCTCTGAACGGGATCAAGGGTTGGCAGCAGACGCTGCGTGCCCGGCGCTCGTTCGGCAGCGACGTAGAGCCGACGCTGATTGCCAACGGCATCGACGCCATCACTCTGGAGGCGATGCAGGCGGCATGCATCGAGTCGTTTCCCGATTTTCATCGCTACCTCAGGGCCAAGGCGAAGTGGCTCGGAGTTCCCGTCCTGGCGTGGTGGGATATTTCGGCTCCTGTGGGCAAGGAGGCGCGCATTTGGGGCTGGGCGGAAGCTTCCGAGTTTGTTGCATCCAGTTTCAACCGGTACAGCGCGCGACTGGGCGATTTCGCTACTGCGGCATTTCGGGACGAATGGGTAGACGCGGGTCCCCGGCTTGGAAAGGAGGGTGGCGCCTACTGCATGGGGCTCTCACCCGGTGTGTCACGCGTGTTGATGAACTTTTCCGGATCGTTTACGGATGTCAGCACACTGGCCCATGAACTGGGCCATGCGTACCACAATCTGAACCTGGGCAAGCACGCGATCCTGCAGCGGCGCACGCCGAGTACGCTGGCCGAGACGGCGAGCATCTTCTGTGAGACGCTTACGTTTGACGGAGCGCTTCAGGGAGCCTCCAGCGACGACACGATTGTGCTTCTCGACACGGTGCTGCAGCGCAACCTGCAGGTGGTGGTTGATATCCACTCGCGGTTCCTGTTTGAGCGCGGAGTATTCCAGCGCCGTGCTCAGCGGAACTTGACGGTAACCGAGTTGTGCGATTTGATGACCGAGTGCCAGCGCGCAGCGTACGACTCGGCCGTAGATCCGCTGCACCCATGGATGTGGGCCGTGAAGGGCCATTACTACGGGCCGACGTTCTACAACTACCCGTATACCTATGGCCTACTATTCGGACTCGGTCTCTACAGCCTGTATCGCAACTCTTCGGATACGTTCAAACCGCAGTATGACGACCTGCTGGCCAGTACCGGCACAGCCGATGCCGTATCGCTTGCCGCGCGGTTTGGTATCGATGTCACGTCCACTTCATTCTGGCGGGCGAGCCTCGACATCATTCGCGGCCAGATAGCCGAGTTCGAGTCGGCAGTGGCCGCGGCCGGAAAATAGGGGCGCCCGACGGCTGCGAGCTAACTCCCGGACGACCGATTGGTCGCATTGGTTTAAAAGTCGCATGGGCCCACTCGCGCTCACCGACACGTGGTGGTTCACGCAGGAACGCCCGTGTAACCCCAACCAATAACTGCTATTCGTGCCTCAGCGCTTCGATGGGATCGAGCTTGGACGCGCGGTATGCCGGATAGATGCCGAAGAACATGCCGACGCCTGCGGAGAACACTAGCGCGCCAATTGCCAGGCTCGGCGGCACGTACATGGCGATGCCCTTTTCGCCCGACCTGGGGTTGGTGAGCGACGGTATGAACTGCGTGGCGAAACCGATGAACCACGCTGCCGAACTGCCCAGCAATACTCCGGTCAGCCCGCCGGTACCCGACAACACCGCAGCCTCGATGAGGAACTGAAGGAGAATATCGCGCCCGCGGGCGCCAACGGCCTTGCGGAGTCCGATTTCCCGCGTGCGCTCGGTCACGGAAACCAGCATGATATTCATAATGCCGATGCCGCCCACAAGGAGCGCGAGTCCGGCGATGGAGCCCAACAGCATCGTGAAGATGGCGATAACCCGCCGGATGCTGTCGAGGATATTGTCCATGCTGTCCACGGTGAAGCCGGGCAGGTTATTGTATCGCAGCATCAACAGGCGCCAAACCTGATCCTTTGCGGCGTCCATCTGCTTCAAACTCACCGGTTCCGCATAGATGGCGCTGACGTTTTCGGTACCCAGCAGCCGCTTCTGGACCGTGCTTATGGGGATAAAAACCTGCAAATCGGCATCGCCGTTGAACGTGCGACCCTTCGGCTCCAGCACACCTACCACAGTGAGATAGATGCCGTTCACACTCAGGTCCTTGCCGATCGGGTCTTCCTTGAGAAAGAGCTTGTCTTTCACCTCCGAGCCGATGACGCACACCTTTGCCCACGTGCGCACATCCTGGTTAGAAATGAATCGCCCCTCTTGCACGACCGCGTTGCGCAGCTGCGCGTACTCGGCGCCTACGCCATCGCCGGTGACATCGAGCTCGCGACCCTCGTACTCCGCCGATCCGCCGCCGGTAAGCTGCATTTCGGGCGATACCTGGCCGATAAGGTTGCACTGCTGTTGAATGGCAGCCACGTCCTCCATCGTAAGCCCGGTTATGCGCCGCGTCGTCTTTTTCAGGTCAGCTTTATCGGGGTTGTAAACAATTATGATGAGATTGGAGCCGAGCTTCTGGAACTCGCCCGTGACGCGCGACATAGAGCCTTCCAGAATAGCCACCATCATAATAACAGCGGTCACGCCGATGATGACGCCCAGCATGGTGAGCGCTGAGCGCAGCTTGTTGGCCCTGAGGTTGTCGAGGGCCGTCAGGAAGGCATAGAAGTACTGCATAGACCGCCTGCGTCAGCCTCCCATCTGGGCGTTGATGTCGAACGTTTTGCGCGGCGGACCGGTATACGGCGCAGGCACAACCTTGTCACCCGCCTTGAGGCCCGAGACGATCTCCGTATACTCATCGCCGCGCAAGCCGGCCACCACGGGCACCGGCGTCGGCTTTTGCGTGGGCACGCCCTTCACGATCACGTTGCGCAGTACCTGGACCGTGGCATTCGCCCCGGTACCGGTGACACACTCGTTGGGCACCATCACCACACTGCGGCGGCGCGCCACTATAATCGAGCATCGTGCGCTCATTCCGGGCTTGAGGCGCCGATCCGCGTGATCCATCTGAATCTTGACCTCGAACCGTATCACCTGCTGTGTATTCGCCGCCGCGGTGGTTGATGCCGACGTGCCGGTATCGGAGCTACTGCCGATAGCGGCCGGCGCTACCTTGAGCACGTGACCGGTGAAGATGACCCCGGGCGCCGCGTCGATGGTGACCTCGGCGAGCATTCCCCGGCGGACCTTAGCCACATCCACTTCGTTTATATCCACGGTGACGAGCATCTTTGCCAGGTCGGCAATCTCAAAAATCGCGGTGCCCGAGTTGAACGACTCGATACCGGACGTGACGAGTTCTCCGGCCTCGACGAAGCGCTTGGTCACTACGCCGGACATCGGCGCCAGAATGGTTGTATCGCGCTGGTTGACGAGCAGTCCCTGCAGCCCCTGCTGGATCTGCGCCGCATCCGCAACCGCGCCATTGATGGCGTCGGACTTCACACCGTTCTGTATCACCTGCGACCGTGCTGCCTCAAGTTGGGCCACGTCCTGCAGGTACGTAGCGCGGGCGCTTTCCAATGCAGCTACCTTTTGCTGGTTAAGCGGCGTGCTCCTGGCCTGGTTCAGTGCGGCACGCATCTGCCGTACCTGCTGCTGAGCGCCCGCAACCTGCGCCTCCGCGGTGGCAAGCTGAAGCGCGTTTGCCTGCCGCACCAGAGCCAGGTGCTGCGCCACATCCTGCAGATGCGATTGCGCCACCTGGTAATCGGTATCGGCCTGATCGACTGCCTGCGCCGATACAAACCCCTTGGCCAGCAACTGGTGCTGGCGCTGCATGTTCAGCCGGGCGTTGTCCCGCTGTGCCTTCGCCTGGTCCACCGCAACCTGTGCCGAGACCACTGCCTGCGGGTTGGTCGTCTCCTTCAGCAACTTCAGACTCTGCTCTTGCGCGTTCAGCACCTGCTGCTGGCTGGCAAGGTTGGCGGCAGCCGCCTGGATGCCGGCGGTGGTCAGCTTTGGCTGGACCGCCGACTCGATCTCGGCCTCTTTCAGGGCAGCAGCCGCTGCCCGCAGGTTCTGCTCCGCTTCATTGACGCCCGTGGTGGTAGCCGTGAGCTGAAACTGCATCGACTTGCGTGCCGACGCAATGCGCGCATCGGCACTCTCGAGCTGGGCGCGCTGGGCATTCACCTGCGTATCGATCTGCTGCGGATCGATGCGACCCAAAACCTGACCCTGAGCAACGCTCGCGCCCTCATCCACATACAGAACGGAGATACGGCCGGCCACGCGAGACTTGACGTCTACTTTGTGGAGTGGCTCAATGGTTCCTGTCTCCACGACCTTGATCGAAACGTTTCCGGTAGTGGCCGTGTCCGTCTGGATCGCCTTCGGCGTGGGATGAAGGAGGACTCGGGCTGCGAGAACGATCACGAGCACGAAAACCACGAACGGCAAGGCGCAGAAGTAGAGCAGTTTTTTCTTCATTTGCAAGGGAACCCATACGAACAGGAATGCGGGGAGCGCACGGCGAACCGGTGCCGGGCACGCGGCCGACACCACTTGCCGGTAATACGCGAGGGACAGGTTGGCGGTTTCGCAGGTATGGCCCGCTGAGTACCGCAACCATTGGTAGAAAGTGCCATTTATGACCCAGCACGTGGTCGTTATCGGTCTCGATTGCGCCGCTCCCGACCTGGTCTTCCAGCAGTTCCGCTCCGGACTGCCGACACTGTCGCGGTTCATGGAGCGGGGTGTTTGGGGTGAGATGGAGAGCACCATTCCGCCGATAACCGTGCCGGCGTGGATGTGCATGATGACTGGACGCGACCCTGGCGAACTTGGGGTCTACGGTTTCCGCAATCGTCGCGACCACAGCTACGACGGCCTCACGTTTGCCAGCAGCCGTATGATCGACGCACCGGCCCTTTGGGACATCCTCGGCGCCGGCGGACTGCAAACCATCACGCTTGGCACGCCGCTTACCTATCCGGTTCGGCCTATTGAGGGCCTCATGGTATCGGGGTTTCTCGCTCCAGACACGCAGTCCAACTTCACCTGGCCGCCTTCGCTGCGAGATGAGATTCTGGGCGTCGCGCCCGATTACGCCCTGGATGTCCGCGACTTTCGAACGAACGATAAAGACCGGCTCCTTAGCGACGTTATCGCCATGACGCGGAGCCGGTTCCGCGTCGGCCGCCATCTTCTCGAACACCATCCCTGGAACCTGTTTGTGATGGTGGAGATTGGTTTGGACCGTATGCATCACGGTTTCTGGCGCTTCCACGATCCAGAGCACCGCGCGTTTGAGCCGGGCAATGCCCTTCAGCATGCCATCCGCGACTACTACCGCCTGCTGGATGGCGAGATCCGCGAACTCATTGACGGGCTGCCCTCCGATACGCTCGTGCTGGTTGTTTCGGACCACGGCGCCAAACGGCTGGAAGGGGGCTTATGCTTTAATGACTGGCTGATCGCGGAAGACTATCTGGTTCTGAAGAGCGCACCGGTTTGCCCCACTCGATTCGACCCCGAACTGGTGGATTGGAGCCGGACACGCGCCTGGGGTGATGGAGGGTACTACGGGCGGCTCTTCCTGAACATTGCGGGCCGTGAGCCGGCCGGTATTGTCCCACCGGAGGATGTGGAGGCGCTGAAGAATGAGCTGACGGCGAAGCTGGAGCGGCTCACCGATGAGCACGGCGCGCCGCTCGGCAGCCAGGTGTTCCAGCCACACGCCACCTACCGGACCGTGAAGGGCGTGGCGCCCGACCTGATCGTCTACTTCGGTGACCTCTCGTGGCGCTCGATCGGCTCAGTGGGCAACAGGTCAATCTGGACACATGACAACGACACCGGCCCGGACGATGCCAATCACGCTCAACAGGGAATCTTTATGATGGCGGAACGCGGAGCGCTGCTGGAGCAGCGCTCCGGTACCACGACAACACAGCCAGAGCGCAAGGATATCTCGATCTACGATGTTGCCCCAACAGTTCTGGCGGCACTTGGCGTAGCGG from Armatimonadota bacterium harbors:
- a CDS encoding ABC transporter permease translates to MQYFYAFLTALDNLRANKLRSALTMLGVIIGVTAVIMMVAILEGSMSRVTGEFQKLGSNLIIIVYNPDKADLKKTTRRITGLTMEDVAAIQQQCNLIGQVSPEMQLTGGGSAEYEGRELDVTGDGVGAEYAQLRNAVVQEGRFISNQDVRTWAKVCVIGSEVKDKLFLKEDPIGKDLSVNGIYLTVVGVLEPKGRTFNGDADLQVFIPISTVQKRLLGTENVSAIYAEPVSLKQMDAAKDQVWRLLMLRYNNLPGFTVDSMDNILDSIRRVIAIFTMLLGSIAGLALLVGGIGIMNIMLVSVTERTREIGLRKAVGARGRDILLQFLIEAAVLSGTGGLTGVLLGSSAAWFIGFATQFIPSLTNPRSGEKGIAMYVPPSLAIGALVFSAGVGMFFGIYPAYRASKLDPIEALRHE
- a CDS encoding alkaline phosphatase family protein, producing the protein MTQHVVVIGLDCAAPDLVFQQFRSGLPTLSRFMERGVWGEMESTIPPITVPAWMCMMTGRDPGELGVYGFRNRRDHSYDGLTFASSRMIDAPALWDILGAGGLQTITLGTPLTYPVRPIEGLMVSGFLAPDTQSNFTWPPSLRDEILGVAPDYALDVRDFRTNDKDRLLSDVIAMTRSRFRVGRHLLEHHPWNLFVMVEIGLDRMHHGFWRFHDPEHRAFEPGNALQHAIRDYYRLLDGEIRELIDGLPSDTLVLVVSDHGAKRLEGGLCFNDWLIAEDYLVLKSAPVCPTRFDPELVDWSRTRAWGDGGYYGRLFLNIAGREPAGIVPPEDVEALKNELTAKLERLTDEHGAPLGSQVFQPHATYRTVKGVAPDLIVYFGDLSWRSIGSVGNRSIWTHDNDTGPDDANHAQQGIFMMAERGALLEQRSGTTTTQPERKDISIYDVAPTVLAALGVAAPAGVGRHAVAQSDGGASAYTAEEEAELARRLSDLGYL
- a CDS encoding HlyD family efflux transporter periplasmic adaptor subunit — translated: MKKKLLYFCALPFVVFVLVIVLAARVLLHPTPKAIQTDTATTGNVSIKVVETGTIEPLHKVDVKSRVAGRISVLYVDEGASVAQGQVLGRIDPQQIDTQVNAQRAQLESADARIASARKSMQFQLTATTTGVNEAEQNLRAAAAALKEAEIESAVQPKLTTAGIQAAAANLASQQQVLNAQEQSLKLLKETTNPQAVVSAQVAVDQAKAQRDNARLNMQRQHQLLAKGFVSAQAVDQADTDYQVAQSHLQDVAQHLALVRQANALQLATAEAQVAGAQQQVRQMRAALNQARSTPLNQQKVAALESARATYLQDVAQLEAARSQVIQNGVKSDAINGAVADAAQIQQGLQGLLVNQRDTTILAPMSGVVTKRFVEAGELVTSGIESFNSGTAIFEIADLAKMLVTVDINEVDVAKVRRGMLAEVTIDAAPGVIFTGHVLKVAPAAIGSSSDTGTSASTTAAANTQQVIRFEVKIQMDHADRRLKPGMSARCSIIVARRRSVVMVPNECVTGTGANATVQVLRNVIVKGVPTQKPTPVPVVAGLRGDEYTEIVSGLKAGDKVVPAPYTGPPRKTFDINAQMGG
- a CDS encoding M3 family oligoendopeptidase; the protein is MTVADLPRWDLTPFFPSLDSSEFRQALDSAEAEIRAMQVLFDKHNVRRRTESEVDTALVTAWEDVTTALNGTLEEVHLLEAYLACLVTTNAKDEIAQSFESRLETAAQPLQQLMTRYTAWCGTTDIDELQKRSPLAAQYGYLLSRAQQLAGHQMSESEEALAVDLRSSGLAAWGALHGKMSALLSAPVDAGKGVEQLPLSAVRALAADADRAVRQRAWEAEQVAWESVSVPLAAALNGIKGWQQTLRARRSFGSDVEPTLIANGIDAITLEAMQAACIESFPDFHRYLRAKAKWLGVPVLAWWDISAPVGKEARIWGWAEASEFVASSFNRYSARLGDFATAAFRDEWVDAGPRLGKEGGAYCMGLSPGVSRVLMNFSGSFTDVSTLAHELGHAYHNLNLGKHAILQRRTPSTLAETASIFCETLTFDGALQGASSDDTIVLLDTVLQRNLQVVVDIHSRFLFERGVFQRRAQRNLTVTELCDLMTECQRAAYDSAVDPLHPWMWAVKGHYYGPTFYNYPYTYGLLFGLGLYSLYRNSSDTFKPQYDDLLASTGTADAVSLAARFGIDVTSTSFWRASLDIIRGQIAEFESAVAAAGK